A genomic stretch from Neospora caninum Liverpool complete genome, chromosome III includes:
- a CDS encoding metallophosphoesterase, related, whose amino-acid sequence MTALASDSLDFLWPGSRILAVGDLHGDIGNTMLLLYGAGVVDEDGNWIGGDSLLIQTGDVVDRGPDGKRIYDYLSTLSAQAKERGGKIVQLLGNHDVMNVCGDFRYAHPAETMEFGGAAGRRQQFMDDGHYGKMLRSFPASIKVNGVIFAHAGIPSEFAAVGLGKLTQQLHEELADDCKLHNVRFYNEAMGLRTGDLFVAGSHGPLWTRVFSMGQMTKICEELEKALGILESEKMVIGHTVQESGNIEFYCDGRLILIDTGISRYVANSPRMLEIQNGAFFEWRLEISEQVSEGEPSVRGTKRPLNIPALKEPDSTATRTDGSAAGHEDKSDGSCRGDEL is encoded by the coding sequence ATGACTGCTCTGGCATCCGATTCTCTTGACTTTCTCTGGCCGGGTTCTCGGATCTTAGCTGTGGGCGACCTTCACGGCGACATCGGCAATACAATGCTGCTGTTGTACGGCGCTGGAGTGGTGGACGAAGATGGAAACTGGATTGGTGGCGACTCTCTCCTGATCCAGACTGGTGATGTCGTCGATAGAGGCCCCGATGGAAAGCGTATTTACGATTACCTTTCAACTCTGTCTGCGCAGGCaaaggagaggggaggaaagaTCGTTCAACTTCTCGGAAACCATGATGTAATGAATGTCTGTGGAGATTTTCGATATGCACATCCTGCAGAAACGATGGAATTTGGAGGTGCCGCGGGTCGCCGCCAGCAGTTCATGGATGATGGACATTATGGCAAGATGCTCCGATCATTCCCAGCATCGATAAAGGTGAACGGCGTCATCTTCGCCCATGCGGGGATCCCGAGCGAGTTCGCTGCTGTGGGACTCGGAAAGCTCACGCAACAGCTTCATGAAGAACTGGCAGACGATTGCAAGCTGCATAACGTTCGGTTCTACAACGAGGCTATGGGGTTGCGAACGGGTGATCTATTTGTGGCCGGTTCTCATGGTCCACTCTGGACACGGGTTTTTTCCATGGGGCAAATGACGAAGATATGCGAGGAGCTTGAAAAGGCCCTAGGGATACTGGAGTCTGAGAAAATGGTCATTGGCCATACAGTGCAGGAATCCGGCAACATTGAGTTCTACTGTGATGGTAGGCTCATCTTGATCGACACAGGAATCAGTCGGTACGTAGCTAATTCGCCTAGGATGCTCGAAATCCAGAATGGTGCTTTCTTTGAGTGGAGGCTCGAGATTTCTGAGCAGGTCAGTGAGGGTGAACCCAGCGTGCGTGGGACTAAGCGGCCGTTGAATATCCCAGCCCTGAAGGAACCGGACAGCACGGCGACACGTACTGACGGCAGCGCAGCTGGCCACGAAGACAAGTCGGATGGGAGCTGCCGTGGAGATGAGCTCTGA